A DNA window from Nerophis ophidion isolate RoL-2023_Sa linkage group LG13, RoL_Noph_v1.0, whole genome shotgun sequence contains the following coding sequences:
- the LOC133564993 gene encoding sarcolipin — MDRSVQELFLNFMIVLVTVLLMWLLVKTYQD; from the coding sequence ATGGACCGCTCCGTGCAGGAACTCTTCCTCAACTTCATGATCGTCCTGGTCACCGTGCTGCTGATGTGGCTGCTGGTCAAGACCTACCAGGACTAG
- the alkbh8 gene encoding alkylated DNA repair protein alkB homolog 8, whose amino-acid sequence MDANAESSLKAERRSKNDKKVLRKQTKSSHTLLKHEGISTTSKPTKSLVVANGGLGNGVSREEVSALLQQMGEVETLLMPPHKPYAFVTYGSEESSRKAHAHLNGQKVQCGDNSVTLYLSYVESVPCEQQAGVTLPAGLALVEDFVSPEEEDRLLAAIDWSSTNDDVTAQKVLKHRRVQHYGFEFRYDNNNVDKDKPLSAGLPAECLPVLERCLDKGHIQSMPDQLTVNQYECGQGIPPHVDTHSAFEDTILSLSLGAKTVMEFRHPDGGVVQVCLPARSLLVMRGESRHLWTHGITPRKSDTVPACDPQCTAPATCDLGALKQLTLSRRATRTSFTFRKIRHGPCRCAFPSACDSQGAPSETPPPSLPRCGGEAARLEAEYVHRVYDAIACHFSSTRHSPWPRVCHFLSSLPPGSVVADVGCGNGKYLAANPEVFSVGCDRSSSLLQICADRGFQAFVSDALNVPLRTASCDACISIAVIHHFSTPERRLAAAKELVRLLTPGGRALIYVWALEQEHQQQKSKYLKDCNLPEERDPTNCQDGARQRPAGDDKLSVHTNRTPFSSQDLLVPWHLKEKSQKGSKDSSPNSIFHRYYHVFQQGELEQLCAQLEGVRVLSGYHDQGNWCLILEKSLRDPVKPAGGQNS is encoded by the exons ATGGACGCCAATGCGGAAAGCAGTCTGAAGGCAGAGAGAAGGAGTAAAAACGACAAGAAAGTTCTGCGCAAACAGACAAAATCAAGCCACACTTTGCTCAAACACGAAGGAATAAGTACGACGTCGAAGCCAACTAAG AGTCTGGTGGTGGCAAATGGCGGCTTGGGCAATGGTGTCAGCAGGGAAGAAGTGTCAGCTCTACTCCAACAGATGGGAGAAGTGGAGACCCTGCTCATGCCCCCTCACAAGCCCTACGCTTTTGTCACATACGG ATCCGAGGAGAGTTCCCGGAAGGCTCACGCCCACCTGAACGGGCAGAAAGTGCAGTGTGGCGACAATAGCGTGACGCTGTATCTCAGCTATGTGGAATCAG TTCCGTGTGAGCAACAGGCCGGTGTCACCCTGCCAGCAGGGTTAGCGCTGGTAGAAGACTTTGTTTCTCCAGAGGAAGAAGATCGGCTGCTTGCTGCCATTGACTGGTCGTCCACtaatgatgacgtcaccg CCCAGAAAGTCCTGAAGCACAGAAGAGTCCAACATTACGGCTTTGAGTTCCGCTATGACAACAACAACGTGGACAAAGACAAGCCGTTATCTGCAG GTCTGCCTGCGGAATGTCTCCCGGTCCTGGAGAGGTGTCTGGACAAAGGCCACATCCAGTCCATGCCAGACCAGCTGACTGTAAACCAGTATGAGTGCGGACAAG GTATTCCTCCTCACGTGGACACACACTCGGCCTTCGAGGACACCATCCTGTCGCTCAGCCTGGGGGCAAAG ACGGTGATGGAGTTCCGTCACCCAGACGGCGGTGTGGTGCAGGTGTGTTTGCCAGCCCGCAGCCTCCTGGTGATGCGAGGAGAGAgcagacacctgtggacacacgg AATCACTCCTCGTAAATCCGACACGGTGCCGGCCTGTGACCCACAGTGCACTGCTCCTGCGACCTGTGACCTGGGCGCTCTCAAGCAGCTGACTCTGAGCAGGAGGGCCACGCGCACCTCCTTCACCTTCCGGAAAATCCGACATGGACCCTGCCGCTGTG CTTTCCCTTCCGCCTGCGACAGTCAAGGAGCTCCCTCGGAAacgccccccccctccctcccgcGGTGCGGCGGTGAGGCGGCGCGCCTGGAGGCGGAGTACGTGCACCGCGTGTATGACGCCATCGCCTGCCACTTCAGCAGCACCCGCCACTCGCCCTGGCCCCGCGTTTGCCACTTCCTGTCGTCGCTCCCGCCCGGGAGCGTGGTGGCTGACGTGGGCTGCGGGAACGGGAAGTATCTGGCCGCCAACCCGGAGGTCTTCAGC GTGGGCTGCGACCGCAGCAGCTCTCTCCTCCAAATCTGCGCCGATCGAGGTTTCCAGGCGTTTGTGTCTGATGCCCTGAATGTGCCGCTACGTACGGCCTCGTGCGACGCCTGCATCTCCATCGCTGTCATCCACCACTTCTCAACGCCG GAGCGGCGCTTGGCGGCTGCGAAGGAGCTGGTGAGACTTTTGACGCCAGGCGGCCGTGCTCTCATCTACGTGTGGGCTTTGGAACAAGAGCACCAGCAGCAGAAGTCCAAGTACCTGAAAGACTGCAACCTCCCCGAGGAAAGAGACCCCACCAATTGTCAGGACGGCGCCCGGCAAAGACCTGCAGGTGATGACAAACTCAGTGTTCACACCAACCGCACGCCCTTCAGCTCTCAGGACCTTCTGGTTCCTTGGCACCTGAAAGAAAAAAGCCAAAAGGGGTCCAAAGACTCCAGTCCAAATAGTATCTTCCACCGTTATTACCACGTCTTCCAGCAGGGGGAGCTAGAGCAGCTGTGTGCGCAGCTGGAGGGGGTCCGAGTGCTGAGTGGCTACCACGACCAGGGCAACTGGTGCCTTATTTTAGAGAAGTCCCTCCGAGACCCCGTCAAGCCCGCGGGGGGCCAGAACTCATGA